GAAGCGCTGCAGCTGAGCGGCCAAGTGAGGGACAGGAAGCAGTCCTCGCCAGGGGGGTTCCAGATGAAGAGAGTGAACAGGCTCCGGCTCGCAGCGGCCGTGGCGTGCGTGGCGGTGATCGGAGTGGTGAGCCCGCCGGCGCACGGTGCCGCCGAAGGGGCCCCGGCCGGCGCGCGGACGACGGATGCCCCGCCGCCGCGTGCCTGCCGGCAGGGTGACCACAAGCTCACGATCGTGGTCACGACCGACAAGGCGAATGTCGCCGACGGCGACCGGCTCTGGGACAGCCACCACGTCTACATGAGGAGCAGCCACCAGGACTTCCTCATCACCTACGCCCTCGCCAAGGGGCCGGAGCGGTCCAACCCCCTCGACCCCGCCTCGGCGGCGACCGGCCGTACCACGTACGCGCTGGACGAGTGCTACCGAACCGGCGCGGACATCGGCAAGCACTGGAAGAAGGCCGCCGCCGAGTGGAAGGACTTCAACGCCCTCGTCACCTGGATGCGCAGGCCCCACACCCAGGTGGTGACCCTCCACGACGGAACGGTCCGCAACTCCCTCTGGCAGCCCGGCAAAGTTCACTGACCGCCTCGCCGCCCCGGCGTTGGCGGGCGCCGACACGGCCCGGGGCGCGTCATCCGGCTGACTACTGCCAAAAGGCCCGCAGTGATGCCGCTGATCGTTGATCCGGATTCCGGGGTAGGCATGGACCATGCAACGGATTACGGCGGCGGTAAGCGGCCGGCCGATGGTGGCCTGGCACATTGCCGGACGGAGACCGCCGGTGGTGTGCGTCCACGGTGCCGGCGTCTCCAGCCGGGAGTTCCAGCCGTTCCTTGAGGTCCTCGGCCGCCGCCACGACGCGTGGACCGTCGACCTTCCCGGGTTCGGGCCCAGTGGCGGGCCCCGGCGCCCGCTGGGTATGCGGGCGCTGGCAGACGCGCTTGCCGAGTGGCTGACCGCCGTCGGCCTGGACCAGGCGGTGCTGCTCGGCGGGTCCTTCGGCTGCCAGGTGGCCGTCGATGCCGCCGTGCGGCATCCGCACCGCATCGCCGGGCTGGTGCTCGTCGGCCCGACCGTCGACCCAGCCGCGCGCAGCTTCATCCGTCAGTTGCTGCGATGGATGCGCAACGCTCCCCATGAACGGGCCTCGATGGCACCCCTCAACCTTGCTGATTACCGTGACGCGGGCGCGCGCCGTGTTGTCGGTGCCTTTACCGAGTCGCTGCGCGACCGTATCGAGGACAAGCTGCCGCACGTCCTCCTGCCGACGCTGGTGGTCCGAGGGGCGCAGGACCGGCTGGTTCCGCAGGGCTGGGCGGAGGAGGTGACCCGGCTCCTGCCCGCGGGACGGCTGGCCGTGGTGGAGGGCTCCGGTCACATGGTTCCCTACCGGCAGCCGCACGCGCTGGCCGGACTGGTCACCGAGTTCCTCGCGGACGAGTTCGCGGCCGCCGGCGATGAGGATGAGGCGGGGCCGCAGGAGCAGAGGTCAGCACGATGAGGGCGTCCAAGGCGGTCGCCTCGTTCGACTCGGCCACCGGCATGCTGCGTGCCTTGTCGCGATTCCTCGCGGGCCGGGACGTCCCGGCCCTCGGCCAGGTCCCCGCCGCCTTCGAGTTGCCGCTGTCCGGCCTGCTCGGCGGCCTGAACAGACTGCCGGTCGCGGTCCAGGAACGCGCGTACGCGGCGAGCGGCTGGGCGGAGGCCATCCCCCAGCGCAGGGTTGGCGAGGTGCGTTCGGAGGCGCTTGCCGCGTGGGTCACCGGCCACTACCCCCGGCGTCGCTACCCCGTGATCTTCATCGGATCCTCCAACGGAGCCCTGATCCACCTGGCCGCCGCCCTCGACGCGGCCTGGCTGCCGCAGACGCTGCTGCTGCCCGTTCGCCGCCGGGGTGTCGCTCCGGACGATCCGGTCGGCGACCTGGCCGCAGTCGAAGGCGCCGGCCGGGCTCTGCTCGCCGCCAACCCCGACCTCGTCCTGCACCACATGCACGATCCCAACCAGGACCGTCTGATGATCGCCGGAATGACGTACTTCCGGGTCAAATGGCGCCGGCTGCCCGAGGCGTACCGCCGTTTCATCCACGACCATCTGGCCCCGGGCGGCCTGGTCGTCGGTGTCGACTGCACCCTGCGCTGGCCCACCACCAGGATCGACGACCGGTACGTGTTCCAGTTCGGTGCCCTCGGCGACGCCACGCCCGACGAGTACCGCCAGGGCGGTCCCCGCGTCGCGGACCTGCTGGCCCGCTACGGCGCACCGGTACGCCGCTGGCACCCGCCCGCCGCCGACGGCGAGAGCCCGGAGGCGGAATGGGGCCTGGAGCCCGCGCTCCTCGACGACATCCGCGCCTTCGCCGGGCAGCACCGGATCGACCTGGACCTGCTGCGGTTCGACACGCCACAGCGGCTCAGCCCCGCCGTGGCCGATCTCTACCGTTCCTGGTACGCCGACCGTGGCCTGCCCACCGGCCGCCTCCTGGTCGAGTCGTTCCTCCTGCTCGAACCCTGGTGGGCCCTGCGCACCGGCTCGGTGCCGTACTGGACCGTCTTCGGCACCGAGACCTTCCGCGCCGGACTTGAGACCTACCTGAACGCCACAGATCCGTACGACGAGATCCGGATCCTGCTGTTCAACCACGGCACCGACTCCATCGGCCTGGCCGGCGCCCAGGACTGGCGGCGCACCGCCGCCCGCGCGCGCAAGATCGGCGTCCTGACCGGCGTGGATGGCGCCGTCTACCCACGCGACTTCGCCGGCTTCGTCCGCTCGCACCGGGAGCTGAGCCAGATCCGCACCCGCTACCCGATGCCGCTGCCGCTCAACGCCGCCAGCGCAGCCGCAGCACTTGCCGCCCGAGGCGGGATCGGCTGGCACTCGGCAAAATGAACCGCGCGACGCAGCGCCGGCACGCATCCCGACGCAGCCAACCGCGCCGGTTCGAGCCAACCTCTGCCATCGGAGTCCCTTGCGGCAGTCCTCATGGGCATACTCAATAGGCGCCCATTTGCCGAGAGGTACCTGGGCCGCCTGTCGCAAACTCCCTGACGCGAAGTGGTAATTCTCGAGGAGGCGGGCGTGGACATCTCCGTGGGGCGATACGTCGACCTGGTCGTGGAATTCCTGGAGGCAGTCGAGTATGGGGAGCCGGAAGGTTCCGTCGACGAGCGCGTGGAAACCTTGCGCTACGTGTACCGCGGAACCATGGAGTACTTCACCCGGCCGGACGTTCAGGATATCCCGGTCGACCGCGAGCTGCTGGAAATCTATGTTCGCACGATCACCCGGATGACGGTCCTGGGCTGGGAAAATCTTTCCCGTGACACGCTGCTTCCTCTCACCATCCACTTTTTGCACACTGTCATAGAGGATGATCTGGAAGTCAATCCGTTCCTGGCGAATACCCACCCCGCGGATAACTTTATACATGAGCTTGTGGGCGGGGGTGATCAGGTGCATCCGGTGCACAGATCGATCTTCGCATCCTTCCCGGACCTGCTCCGCCACTACGGGAAGTTCGCGCAGCTCGCCTTGTTGAGGTACACCCTGGATTTCCTCCAGGGCACCTGGGTCGAAGGCCGCCGGTTCCAAGGGTTTCCGGGATCCGGGGAATACCCGATGTGGCTTCGCCGCCTGACCGGGATGGGGGGCTTCTGCGCAATATCCCTCTTCCCTGCCGATCAGTTCGACGAGGACAGGCAGTTCGGAGACGTCGTGACCGTCATCGCCTACCTCATCCCAATCGTCCCCTTGGTGAACGACGTTTTCTCGTTCTATAAAGAAAAGGCCGGGGCCGATGGCGACTTCTGCCTGGTAAATTCGCGTTCCGCGACGAGTGACCAGGATACCGAACAGGTACTTCGAGGAGCTGTCCGCGACAGCGTACATGCGGTGCAGCAGTTGAGACATACGCTCGGCGGTCGGCAGTCCGCGGCACTGAAGACGGCAAACGACTTCCTTCGAGGGTATATTCGTTGGCATCTCAGCGACGAGAGGTACCAAATGAAGGAGCTCGGCGCCCAGTGCGGGACCGGGAGTCGGAGTGCGGTGAAATTTCAGCGGTTTCGTGAGATCGCCTGCCGTGCAAGCTGTATTGATCTGGTGGATTTCCAAACGCTCTGATCAGGAAAACGAAGGTGTTCCCCCGGCGGTCGCCCGGCGTACCAGCGCAGCGCCTCGCCGGGAGAGTGGTTCTGCCAGGTAGGGCGCGGAGTGCAGGGGCTGGTCGGTGAAGAAACGCCACGTCAGGTCGGCCACTTCCGCCGCGCGCTCCATGATCACCCAGTGGTCGGACTCCGCGATGACGGCGAAGCGACTGTCTTCGATGGTGGTGGCGAAGGCGCGTTGCGCCGCGGGCGGGACGACCGTGTCGTGTTCGCCCGCGAAGGACAGCGTCGGCACACCGGTGAGGCCTCCGCCGAGGTCCAGCCGGTTCGCCAGGGTGCGGCCCAGCGCGTGCGCCGCATGCGGCGAGTGGCGGGCCACATGCAGCAGGGAACGGCGGACGTACC
The window above is part of the Streptomyces syringium genome. Proteins encoded here:
- a CDS encoding alpha/beta fold hydrolase, producing the protein MVCVHGAGVSSREFQPFLEVLGRRHDAWTVDLPGFGPSGGPRRPLGMRALADALAEWLTAVGLDQAVLLGGSFGCQVAVDAAVRHPHRIAGLVLVGPTVDPAARSFIRQLLRWMRNAPHERASMAPLNLADYRDAGARRVVGAFTESLRDRIEDKLPHVLLPTLVVRGAQDRLVPQGWAEEVTRLLPAGRLAVVEGSGHMVPYRQPHALAGLVTEFLADEFAAAGDEDEAGPQEQRSAR